Within the Mastacembelus armatus chromosome 23, fMasArm1.2, whole genome shotgun sequence genome, the region TATATCATCTTATGCAGATGTGTTATGTTTGGAATTTGTAAATGAAACTATATAATTCAAAgatataatgaataaatgattaGTGTGAAGGGCAGTCTGGGTGTTGTAAAGCAGGTACACACTCACTCTGAGgaaagccagcagcagctcaatgCCTTCACCATCCAGCCTAGAGGAGACAAAAGGAAGAGCAACAGTTTACTGTCTGCCTGCAGCATGGGCTGATGGGACTGTGGGGCTCATGGGAGGAAGGAAGTGGACAGTTGTCTCTAAAATGTTCCACAGGATTTCCTGCCAGTggtttacacacatacacacacccacgaGTACACACTGTTACTGTACACATGTGACAGGGCCGAGAAAAAAAGCCTAGAGCCATAAAGGCTAGAGGTGCATAAATTTACTTACAAGAACACTTAAGCGCACACACAGAcgcccacagacacacacgcacacacacacacacacagagacaaacagagaaacacagacacacagacacagagacacacagagagaaacacacacacacacacacacagacactgagacacacagagaaagacacacacacacacacacacacacacacaaagacacagagtaacagagacacacactacAGTACCGGGGAGCGTGGTTGATTAACGGCTGTGGTTTGTATTTAGGGAAGTTGTAGGATTTGAACTCTTCAATGGAGGAGATTCCCGGCCAGTTCTCCTCTGTGGGTGTGCCTAAATCAGACAGAGTATGGTGGTTCAGTTCAGCAGGTCGTCACACGTGGGTTACTACTATGATCTGGCAGGACAGGAGTCACTCACCCAGTAACCTGAAGATGAGGTGGAGCTCATCCTCCACAGTGGAGCCAGGAAACAGTGGCCGACCTGCAGCCATCTCATAGAATATACAACCAACGcccctgcagacacacactgtttgaattttctttctttctttctttattcacTCTCCTCTGCTACTAAAGGGGAAATATCTTACCCTTATTGGCTAAATAAGGGTAACTACTTGCAGCTTTATTGTGATTAAGCATCAAGATGTTTGTGGGTTACTATTAGAAGGGTTTTAAGAGGCTCATACCACATGTCGATTTGTGTTGAATACTCAGAGGAACCCAGAAGAACATCAGGAGGCCGGTACCAAAGAGTCACCACCTCATTAGAGTAGGTTTTCGTGGGGACAGATTTGGCCCTTGCCAGCCCTgccaacacaaaacacacagtgggATTTTTACAGAGGAAAGTAGCAATACATCTGTAATGAGCAGAGCAAGAAGTCAAATGCccttttcacacatttttaagtTTTCCTTCAAAAACCTTTATTCCTGCTCCCCCCACTCTCCACTGCTGTGGTCCCTCTTACCAAAATCAGCAAGTTTGAGTTCTCCTCTCTCATTGATGAGGAGGTTCTGGGGCTTTAGGTCCCTGTGGAGAACTTTCCTTTTATGACAATACGACAGTCCCCGCAAAATCTGGAAAAGGAAGACCTGGAAACGATATGAGGAAAACATTTGATGTTATTAATATGCCACACCCCAGTAATCATTTAGCAGTCTAGTTCTTAGAGATGTGATGGAAACGGATAAGTTCCTTGAACAAAGATCCATCAACTGGTGCaatcagaaatgtgtttctgcagtCTCATCTGATAACACTGACAGTATATTATACAGACATAGATAAAAGTGGACACAGGGTTGAGAAGAATATTAtttccacagagagaaaaataaaatctgtaattATAAAGGCCATCCTCACCTTCACATTGTGCATGCTCATTATGTTTCCACAGTCATCCATGTACTGCTTCAGATCCTTATCCTACAGAAGGACATGATGCTATCAAACAGACGGTTGGTACCAAAACACCTACACAACATCtctataatgacatttttaaatacagtgtGATGATTTTTGTATCCACATGCATTTCACCTTGTCTTTCTGGCATCCTGTTGATGCAGCAAACATTTTCACGTGCTTTTTCAGctcattttctacatttcctGCCTGTTATGCATCACTGTAAATCATTTCCCAGTGCTTGCATCTGTATGCTAAAAAGATGTTTGCTCTCTTGTTATTCCTGAACATGTAAAATAATTCTGACAACCTGATGACAACTTCTCATCCATGTATTTCATTAGACATAATTGTCTCTGATGCTGGTTTAAACTCAATATATTAACCTGAAAGGTTGGCaaaagtgggaaaaaaataaaatcagacaaatgcatgtaaaaacagctaacaaatatattttcagatCTCGATTGTTCCTTTATATTAAAGTTCGAAGTATTTTGTCAGTGAAGCTCCTTTCATACAATGATTACACGGTGACTCTTACCAGGTACTCAAAGACAAGTGTGAGACTCTTGTCAGTGTGGACGATGTCATGTAGTGTCACAATGTTGGCGTGTTTGAGGTCCTTCAGTAATGACACTGCagagatagagacagacacatgtTCAGATATACACAGCTCTGGCTCTGCATTTAAAAAGTTAGATCATAAATACTGACAACAAAGGTCTTTGCTGGTGAAAGGTGTAGAATGTAGGAGAATCTAGTTGATTACCCTCTCTGATGGCAGTACATGGTGCTCCTTCTTCGTGCTCCAGCCTGATCTCCTTCAAAGCCACCAGGTTATCTGTAAGCTTACTGCGTCCTTTGAATACGGTGGCATATGTTCCCTAAAAGTAACACACAATATTACTGCGTTATTAAGAGTTGTGAAGAAGCATTTTATTACTAATGGATCTGGAGGGACTTCAGGTGTTCCTCACCTCTCCCAGCTTGTCCAGCTTAATGTATGACTCCAACTTCCCAAAACCAATCTCGGACTGAGGAAAAGACAGGGAAAAAGTCAGAAATAAGCAGAAAGCATACTCTGTTTTGTGATGGATTTCTTTTCTGCACGAAGGATGAACAATGGTGCAAAAAAAGcagctctctgtctttgtgATGGAGCACCACCAAAATCTGACTGTCAGCATTTAACAGTGCTTTAACTTCCTTAACACCCAATTGTCATGATTTGCCTAGAAAATCTCATCCCTTCTCAAAGATTCAAAAGTCgaatctgaacacacacacacacacacacacacacacacacacacacaatcatacatATTCATCATCAGATTAGACTTTGAGTTTGAGACTCAGTGTGCGTTACACTTCCATTATCTGTGTCAGTTGCGATGCAAGATTCCTGAGAATCACcatgtttttaagttttcttcAGTATGAAAATAATCCAGCTTTAATCATCTGTACATAAACCTCCTTGTCATTGTTTGCAACAAAGCTACATGACTGTACTGTCATCTAATTTAATGGGCTAAAGGGGGGAGGTGAGTGCTCTTGACTCCATATTAAAACTTTCTCGGCTCACATCAAGTTGCCATGGTAACTGCCACAGTGGGAGTCTAGGAACAGGACTGCGAGCgaagcaaaacaataaaaggtagctacataaacacacacacaaagacactgacCAGGGACGCTCGGCGGGAGCGTCGGCTGAGTGGCTGGTCGAAGGGCgggctgctgagctgcagcttctccagGTAACCATCAGGAATTCGGATGTCAGCAGGCAGTGACAAGCGCTTGTTGAGGTCCTAAAAATGCACATAACATTTAGGACTGAGGCTAGCCTTTGTCTCCACATAGGTTTCTTTGGGTAGGAAGATAgcatgtattaaaaaaaagcttgtaTAAATGAGTGTTTTTCTATAGAAAATTCTTGTGGAAACTTTTTGTGATTCACGAATCCTTGCGAtccacccccacacacacacagtcaaaaatAACTTGCTCTCATCTCCTTCACAGATAGAAGACAGAGATCAGGTCGATCTTATGGAGGGTAAAAGTAAGAAGCAGCATGTTGAAGCGTGACTGCAGCCAAAGCACAGTCGCACTGTGGTTATGAAAACACACCCCTGCAAGTAAAAAGCAAGACAATCAGACATATATTTACTTATATTAGTCTGTCCTCACACCACATGCAAATCACTGTTAATGTTACACTGCTCAGATCTTACTGTTGGGCATCACTGATGATATCTATTCTAAGATCAAAATAAGACATCTGATGATGAAGAATGCTGACTGatgtggaaaaacaacagaaagtggAGTAAAAATACAGCGAGAGAAGACATCACATCTCTTTGGTTATTGTAGGCCCACTCACATTTAGCCTCTTCACAAATGCTGTCAACTCATCCACTCTCATTTCATTATTGTAGTTCTTTGTCCTCAAAGACAACACTGCTCAGACAAGATGCCAGTTCTATGAGAGAGCTGGAATTAAAGCTCTGATTACATTGAGCATAGTGCGGTCTGAAAGTATTATATAATGCAACCCCATGCaattttttctctgctgtgaaaaactgctttaaaaCTCATTTCATGACAGTTTCCAGTGAATTTTCTTTGTATCTCggcattttgtttatttgttttagattttctttaGATTTATCACTGTGGTtgtacattatttaaaaataattcatatataTTAGTAATTAATAATTCATCCATGAGGAATTTCTGGACTAATACATTTGAAAACCAATAATGTAACAGGCCtagaaatgaactttttttaCATGCTAGCACTGGTGATCACCAAACGGCAtttaagaaaatacaataactaaaatatataGTACTGTGCAGAATAGTGATTaaatttaggtttggttccctttactgcactttgtatgaaattaactgataaatgaaaaccctgttatgtaatttatattaaaagcatcctcAGTGAATTTTTAAGTGCCTGAAACTTTTTCACAGTGCTGTTTAGTTAACATATTTCCTTTATTGAAAATACTGTAACTGCCAATCTGACTTTGGCTTCACATCTGAGGGGCTGGAAATTCACTCCTAAACACATCAGCTTCGACATCCACTACATCGCAATACAGCACAACTGCTGAAGTTGTCTCTGTATTATCTGgcagatgtaaaaataaaaaaaatctcccagCATCCTCCTCATTTCAATGCTCTTCTTCAGAGACTTTGTGCTATCACAGGACAGGACGCAGCGACACTGGTGAAAACAATGATGCAACCAAATATATTTAGAGGTCACactgatttaattttgtttactgggcaaaacaaaatgcaaacaccAAAATTGTACACCTGATTAATACATGAAGGGTCAACCACTACAGGTAATACTCATGAACCAGAAACCTAAACCAGTTTCATAACACTGAGAACTGGATGAAGAACTTGCTGGACTTGAAGAGCAGAGTTGGCAccaactgaaaaactgaaaagctaCTCATTTTCTAATAAAAGCCAGTACACTGTGCCCTTAACCTTCTTACTGACACAATTCAGCTTCATTAAAACTTCCAGCAGCATTGAAAGGAACTACAGGAAATGCAGTGCACTTACATGCACcttgctgtatgtgtgtgcgcgtgtgagtgtgtatatgtgtttgtgtgtgcgtggcaggtcaactgatcaccacatCCTTGAGTTCCTCTGGTTTCGTGCACCTACAAATGAGATAAACActcaaaacaagagaaaaataggtcagagtgtgtgtgtgtgtgtgtgtgtgtgtctgtgcttgaaAGAGACAATATGAGTCAAGGATGTTGTCAAGGTGGCTTTTATCATGTACATTCCTCATCCAGCAGGGGGCAGGTGGCCTCCAGAATCAGAAGCTCagtgattttcaaaataaaactaacacCAGGTTCATCATTTATAAAGATCAAGATGATGTATCGCAAATGTCCGTTTGCGGTACAGGGTAAACCCACAAAGttaaagcagcatttcattTGCAGAACAGATGCTTACCACCTTTTCCAGCATATATGATCACTACTGTGAAACTACACAACAGAAGTCTAAAACATTCATAGAGGCTTGGAGCAAAAATGTCTCAGAAAATCCCCTGATTATCATGAGGTTCATCCtgttcattttgtctgtgtgctgagcTTGTGTGCGTGACTGTGTCCAGTTTGCTCTGTGGGCTAATGATGCCAATTTATCATCTTTGACCCATAGAGTATTCCAAAACCTTAATCTGAACAGTGTTTGGTTGGAAAACAGgagtttacatttcatttaaagagGTGAGAACACTGGGAAAAAAAGATTATATTTGTTGACTGTTATTGAAGCTCAACTGAAATGCTGGTGTATGCCAACTTTATTGCAAAAGGCATTACTTCATTATATCCATCATTATAAGTGGAACAAAGGAGACTCCCCTAACTGTGGTGAGATGGTCATAACACAGATTATCACACCACATCTCGTTACAGGCCTTTGCTGCTGTCCTCAGGGAGCAAAATTGCTATCAGTATCATGAGGTCTTAGACATCGAGAGGCCATTAGGTCCACCCCCCCCAAACCCTCGCTCAACTTAGCTCTCCCCTGAGGGCGACGGGTGGAAGAGAAGGGGGAAGTGAAAAGCAGAGCAGAAGGAGAATAGAGGACATGAAGTGTGAAAAACCAACTTTCTGGGTAAGCCATTTTTTGCTGTTACTGTGCAGCATGCGGACATCTGTCTCACCTCCATGGAGATCCTTCGGTGGACTCTGTTCCTTAGACAGACACCGGTTGGAGACTGAACCTCGTCTGAAGATGTTCCCGATGCCTGGTCACTCTCTCCATCAGAACCCATCTTCAGGTTCTCATGCACAATGTCTAAgatggaataataataatataatacattaGAAGATACATCATGCAACGAAATAATactatacaaacacacactatacaAGAGACTAAACGTGTACACTATAAAACCTCtgtatgaatacatttttatgcTAATACtctgttttattacattattcaTTAACCGTTTATACACCAGCTACTACTTTTGTGTGCCAACTCTGTTATACATTAACAAACCAACTACATTATAGTGTAGTAAACTACTAAATGTTTAcaatgctgtatttttaaaataatttctttctgTACAAAGTGCCTTTACTTAGTATTTATCTAGTTTatactttattacttttatttggCATTCACTGTGGACAGCGAAGAAAGAATTTCATTATACAGGGAAGCATGCTTTCCTTACTGTGCATGTGACAAACACTTTCAATCTTGAATCTATAACTGCTAAATAAAGGGGCAAAAGTGCTGCCATTATTGCATTTCTAGCACAGTTCATGAGTGTCGCAACTACTGATTACTTGTGTCACAGATTAACCTGTGAATCATGTTTTGGATAAATATATTAACGGGTCTATTAAATCTAAGATGATAATGAAAAGATCTAAGCCTTAGAAAAGAATCAGGTGATGTCTACAGTTCTGGTTCATTTGCAAATTTCCACAGCAAATATTACTTGATTTGTTGCAACATCAAACACAGAATATGAGCAAATCTTCAACTGTGAAAAATCTGATTTAgttagaaaaaagaaataaggaTACTGCAATGCTGCAGGAATGTCAGCATTTAGATTAGCAAAATggaacttgaaataaaaatattttaggtGCAAGACAGTTTTGACAGGGTTGGTCTTAAgttcactatatatatatatatatatatatatatatatatatatatatagcatttTATATAGCAATTTTGTGCCTTTGGCAAGGTCTAAATAGCATCTTTCAATTGAAGAACAGAAACTATTAATAAATAAGAAACATGCAGTTTATGTTCTAGATAATGGTATTTTAACAAAACACCCATCCCCTCTCTTTGTCATCTCCTGTCAGACCCTTGTAACCCCCAAGGCCAAACATTAAACACTCCAACCTGCACCACTTCCTCAGGGCAGTAAAACTACCACTGCTaccacagcacagcaggagCAAACATGCTGATGTACAAACCACATGCCCACCCTCTcctccacacatacacacacacacacccagacttACCCTAACAATAACCATGGTAAATACTTCTTAACTCTAACCTCACCCTAATATTAACTGAAGTCATCACACcaaaatttaataatttacatgTGAGGGTCTGGTCCCACAATATAGTTGCCATGTAAACAGGTGTCGGtctccagtgtttttaaataataggcacgcacacacatgcgcacacacacatgcacagttaaTGAGTAGCCATGGTTGAGCAGTTCTCTGTCATCAGTGCGTCAGCGCCTGAACCATGTAGTCTATCATCAACTGTGGAGGCACAGTGTGGAGAAccaggggaggaaaaaaaaaatctctgtaaGCCTTCAGCTTACAAGATTAACTGTGTACAATTATTTCAAACATAATAATGCTGACAGTTTGTCAAATATCACACCAaagattattatttatgtttaattatttgttagtcttattatttttatattaacaggtATGCAGTTTTGCacataaacaaatctgtattgcTCTATTCAGCACCTTAATTACAAAATTCACTATATAAGCTGCTAGTTTATTACTCTGTGATGCAGCCAAAACCCAAAGTCACATTGGTCCAAGAATGTGAACCTGTCTGTGGCCATCTTGGGTAAAAACCCAAGTCCCCAGATTATAGGACCTGCTGATCCACTTTTAGCAACTAAAATGTATTCAGGATTTTCCTCTGGGGCTGACCCATTCCATATAactctgtcactgtttttccATAGATGGTTGATGTGAGGTTTCTCTGGTGCTTCTCCACCTTAACTTTACATTTATCCACAGTGGAAGAGCTCGGCATACAATGGCACGTCTGAGTGGAACAGAAAGCACTTCAGTATTTGTAGAGTGCTTATGCAGAGGAAGGGGCCAAAAATGTGTGAGAGAGGTTTTTGTTAAAAGGCATGGAACAGGAGACGTTGAGGGTGGTACAAAGATttaacaaaaatagaaaaagaaaagagggaggaaCAGGAAATTGCTGCAAGCTCTCCATCTGGAGGATGACTTTTCTTCTGTATTATCATCTCACTGCTTCACATCCCTCCTCATTGCATCCAGCCTCAAAAATCGTTTTCATCAAATATTCTTCTTTTTTGAGTTTTAAAACATCTACCCTTATCGACCTCATTTATCAACAATTCATATACAAAATTCTCTGCATGTTTACTTCTGTGTGAgagatttgatttattttgatgtgAAATTTTACCATTAAAGTTACAGTCCTTTAGATTTGCATGAAATGTGAGATTATTCACAAGATTATTTATAGTCAACACTTGTCAGCAACAACCAGCTGGATGAATTTGCATTCTGTCACTTTCTAAATGATAGTTTCATTGTTACTGGCAGATTCCACCATTCCCACGCATGATGGATTCACAGGAAATAATCCCTATACATGTAATCCAGGAAGACACAAACCCAAcatctactgctgctgcttcacattcaaCCCGCAAAACATGGGGTGGCTGTTATTGCAAAACCGTGCTATTCTTTGTGGTTTCTTTTCTAGAAATGGCCATCTGCCACACATTCCTCTTCAGATCCTCTCCCTACAAACACAGCGCAAACAATTTATTCTCACTTTTCCTTTTACTTGTCTCATCTTTGAAAACTTCAGCACCATCtcccttcactttttctttcacttttgtcATTTCATTCCTCGCTTTAAAAATCTCACCAATTTATTTTCACTTCCCACCTCTCTCCCTTTCACTCTATATATTTGTCTAGTCTTGTTTGCACTTTTGCAAGGTGATCATAGGCAGCTGCACATACGACCCCCTCTCTTCTGCTTCAGTGCATTCCTCTGCTACCTGTGCTTTTCTAACTTGGCTGCCTCATCTCCAAATCCTTCAAATGATCTCATCTGTCCTACTTTCAAACCACTTTTACTTTCACAAACCTCTCAAATATCTCCTGCTATATCCTTCCTCACACCCtccaaaaacatttgtttcttaGTATTTTCAGTCTCACATTATTCCAGCTAAATCTGTTTCATTCTCTTTGAAAACCCTGAATGCTCTTTTCAAATCTTCTTATGACATTCCTTTCCATTTGCGTTCACACCTCTATCTTACTTCTACTATTCTTCTCTACAAAAACCTTGAAAGATTTCATTCTCCACCCATCTTTAATCTTTTTTAATTCCTGATCCCCCCCAATCTTTCTTGAGTGTTGTTTGTACATTatgatatttctgtttctctacCCTCTATTGTCTTTAGGAGCTTTGTTAATAATATCTCAGAGGGTACAGCAGC harbors:
- the cdk17 gene encoding cyclin-dependent kinase 17 isoform X2, whose translation is MEKMKRIKKRLSLTLRASQTIDESLSELAEQMTIEDGGTKDNEPFMRNGRPPTSHSMHSFLHQYTGSFKKPPLRRPHSVIGGTLGSFMAMPRNGSRLDIVHENLKMGSDGESDQASGTSSDEVQSPTGVCLRNRVHRRISMEDLNKRLSLPADIRIPDGYLEKLQLSSPPFDQPLSRRSRRASLSEIGFGKLESYIKLDKLGEGTYATVFKGRSKLTDNLVALKEIRLEHEEGAPCTAIREVSLLKDLKHANIVTLHDIVHTDKSLTLVFEYLDKDLKQYMDDCGNIMSMHNVKVFLFQILRGLSYCHKRKVLHRDLKPQNLLINERGELKLADFGLARAKSVPTKTYSNEVVTLWYRPPDVLLGSSEYSTQIDMWGVGCIFYEMAAGRPLFPGSTVEDELHLIFRLLGTPTEENWPGISSIEEFKSYNFPKYKPQPLINHAPRLDGEGIELLLAFLRYESKKRVSADEAMKHSHFRQLGMRVHTLPESVSIFTLKEVQLQRDPGYRNSSYPESGNKINRRQSMLF
- the cdk17 gene encoding cyclin-dependent kinase 17 isoform X1 translates to MEKMKRIKKRLSLTLRASQTIDESLSELAEQMTIEDGGTKDNEPFMRNGRPPTSHSMHSFLHQYTGSFKKPPLRRPHSVIGGTLGSFMAMPRNGSRLDIVHENLKMGSDGESDQASGTSSDEVQSPTGVCLRNRVHRRISMEDLNKRLSLPADIRIPDGYLEKLQLSSPPFDQPLSRRSRRASLSEIGFGKLESYIKLDKLGEGTYATVFKGRSKLTDNLVALKEIRLEHEEGAPCTAIREVSLLKDLKHANIVTLHDIVHTDKSLTLVFEYLDKDLKQYMDDCGNIMSMHNVKVFLFQILRGLSYCHKRKVLHRDLKPQNLLINERGELKLADFGLARAKSVPTKTYSNEVVTLWYRPPDVLLGSSEYSTQIDMWGVGCIFYEMAAGRPLFPGSTVEDELHLIFRLLGTPTEENWPGISSIEEFKSYNFPKYKPQPLINHAPRLDGEGIELLLAFLRYESKKRVSADEAMKHSHFRQLGMRVHTLPESVSIFTLKEVQLQRDPGYRNSSYPESGNNKINRRQSMLF